In Rhinoderma darwinii isolate aRhiDar2 chromosome 9, aRhiDar2.hap1, whole genome shotgun sequence, the following are encoded in one genomic region:
- the OTUB1 gene encoding ubiquitin thioesterase OTUB1 isoform X2, which translates to MMATEESDRLQSDGVNCLTYDEAIIAQQDRIQQEIAGHTPLLSDRLDLSVLYQEYASDDLVYQDKIKDLHRRYTFIRRTRPDGNCFYRAFGYSYLEALLDGGSELERFKDVAVHSKEDLIRQGFTEFTIEDFHNTFMDLIALVEKRPAVSELLAAFNEQTVSDYVVVYLRLLTSGHLQRENVFYQHFIEGGRSVKEFCQQEVEPMCKESDHIHIIALSQALNVSIQVEYMDRGEGDSTVTHVFPEGSIPQVFLLYRPGHYDILYK; encoded by the exons ATGATGGCGACAGAAGAATCTGATCGTCTCCAGAGCGACG gtgtaaattgcCTGACATACGATGAAGCGATCATTGCCCAGCAGGACCGAATACAGCAAGAG ATTGCTGGACACACTCCACTGCTATCTGACCGGTTGGACCTCTCTGTACTCTACCAGGAATATGCTTCTGATGACCTCGTTTACCAAGACAAGATCAAG GACTTGCACAGAAGATACACTTTCATACGTCGAACAAGACCAGATGGCAATTGTTTCTACAGAGCATTTGGCTATTCCTATTTAGAAGCTCTGCTCGATGGAGGAAGTGAACTTGAAAG GTTTAAGGATGTGGCAGTGCACAGCAAGGAAGATCTAATCAGACAAGGGTTCACAGAATTTACTATAGAAGATTTCCATAACACA TTCATGGATCTAATTGCTCTTGTAGAGAAACGCCCTGCAGTTTCAGAACTACTAGCTGCATTTAATGAGCAGACTGTTTCAGATTATGTGGTCGTCTACCTGCGTCTTCTGACCTCTGGACACTTGCAAAGAGAGAATGTCTTCTACCAGCACTTTATAGAAGGTGGAAGAAGCGTTAAAGAATTCTGCCAGCAG GAGGTTGAGCCCATGTGTAAGGAAAGTGACCATATTCACATCATTGCTCTCTCCCAGGCCTTGAATGTTTCTATCCAGGTTGAATATATGGACAGGGGTGAGGGGGACAGCACAGTCACCCATGTGTTTCCTGAGGGCTCAATTCCACAGGTGTTCCTGCTCTACCGACCTGGACACTACGACATTCTCTATAAGTGA
- the OTUB1 gene encoding ubiquitin thioesterase OTUB1 isoform X5: MMATEESDRLQSDGVNCLTYDEAIIAQQDRIQQEDLHRRYTFIRRTRPDGNCFYRAFGYSYLEALLDGGSELERFKDVAVHSKEDLIRQGFTEFTIEDFHNTFMDLIALVEKRPAVSELLAAFNEQTVSDYVVVYLRLLTSGHLQRENVFYQHFIEGGRSVKEFCQQEVEPMCKESDHIHIIALSQALNVSIQVEYMDRGEGDSTVTHVFPEGSIPQVFLLYRPGHYDILYK; encoded by the exons ATGATGGCGACAGAAGAATCTGATCGTCTCCAGAGCGACG gtgtaaattgcCTGACATACGATGAAGCGATCATTGCCCAGCAGGACCGAATACAGCAAGAG GACTTGCACAGAAGATACACTTTCATACGTCGAACAAGACCAGATGGCAATTGTTTCTACAGAGCATTTGGCTATTCCTATTTAGAAGCTCTGCTCGATGGAGGAAGTGAACTTGAAAG GTTTAAGGATGTGGCAGTGCACAGCAAGGAAGATCTAATCAGACAAGGGTTCACAGAATTTACTATAGAAGATTTCCATAACACA TTCATGGATCTAATTGCTCTTGTAGAGAAACGCCCTGCAGTTTCAGAACTACTAGCTGCATTTAATGAGCAGACTGTTTCAGATTATGTGGTCGTCTACCTGCGTCTTCTGACCTCTGGACACTTGCAAAGAGAGAATGTCTTCTACCAGCACTTTATAGAAGGTGGAAGAAGCGTTAAAGAATTCTGCCAGCAG GAGGTTGAGCCCATGTGTAAGGAAAGTGACCATATTCACATCATTGCTCTCTCCCAGGCCTTGAATGTTTCTATCCAGGTTGAATATATGGACAGGGGTGAGGGGGACAGCACAGTCACCCATGTGTTTCCTGAGGGCTCAATTCCACAGGTGTTCCTGCTCTACCGACCTGGACACTACGACATTCTCTATAAGTGA
- the OTUB1 gene encoding ubiquitin thioesterase OTUB1 isoform X1 — protein MMATEESDRLQSDGEMRGGARMDGVNCLTYDEAIIAQQDRIQQEIAGHTPLLSDRLDLSVLYQEYASDDLVYQDKIKDLHRRYTFIRRTRPDGNCFYRAFGYSYLEALLDGGSELERFKDVAVHSKEDLIRQGFTEFTIEDFHNTFMDLIALVEKRPAVSELLAAFNEQTVSDYVVVYLRLLTSGHLQRENVFYQHFIEGGRSVKEFCQQEVEPMCKESDHIHIIALSQALNVSIQVEYMDRGEGDSTVTHVFPEGSIPQVFLLYRPGHYDILYK, from the exons ATGATGGCGACAGAAGAATCTGATCGTCTCCAGAGCGACGGTGAGATGAGAGGAGGCGCTAGGATGGATG gtgtaaattgcCTGACATACGATGAAGCGATCATTGCCCAGCAGGACCGAATACAGCAAGAG ATTGCTGGACACACTCCACTGCTATCTGACCGGTTGGACCTCTCTGTACTCTACCAGGAATATGCTTCTGATGACCTCGTTTACCAAGACAAGATCAAG GACTTGCACAGAAGATACACTTTCATACGTCGAACAAGACCAGATGGCAATTGTTTCTACAGAGCATTTGGCTATTCCTATTTAGAAGCTCTGCTCGATGGAGGAAGTGAACTTGAAAG GTTTAAGGATGTGGCAGTGCACAGCAAGGAAGATCTAATCAGACAAGGGTTCACAGAATTTACTATAGAAGATTTCCATAACACA TTCATGGATCTAATTGCTCTTGTAGAGAAACGCCCTGCAGTTTCAGAACTACTAGCTGCATTTAATGAGCAGACTGTTTCAGATTATGTGGTCGTCTACCTGCGTCTTCTGACCTCTGGACACTTGCAAAGAGAGAATGTCTTCTACCAGCACTTTATAGAAGGTGGAAGAAGCGTTAAAGAATTCTGCCAGCAG GAGGTTGAGCCCATGTGTAAGGAAAGTGACCATATTCACATCATTGCTCTCTCCCAGGCCTTGAATGTTTCTATCCAGGTTGAATATATGGACAGGGGTGAGGGGGACAGCACAGTCACCCATGTGTTTCCTGAGGGCTCAATTCCACAGGTGTTCCTGCTCTACCGACCTGGACACTACGACATTCTCTATAAGTGA
- the OTUB1 gene encoding ubiquitin thioesterase OTUB1 isoform X4 has product MMATEESDRLQSDGEMRGGARMDGVNCLTYDEAIIAQQDRIQQEDLHRRYTFIRRTRPDGNCFYRAFGYSYLEALLDGGSELERFKDVAVHSKEDLIRQGFTEFTIEDFHNTFMDLIALVEKRPAVSELLAAFNEQTVSDYVVVYLRLLTSGHLQRENVFYQHFIEGGRSVKEFCQQEVEPMCKESDHIHIIALSQALNVSIQVEYMDRGEGDSTVTHVFPEGSIPQVFLLYRPGHYDILYK; this is encoded by the exons ATGATGGCGACAGAAGAATCTGATCGTCTCCAGAGCGACGGTGAGATGAGAGGAGGCGCTAGGATGGATG gtgtaaattgcCTGACATACGATGAAGCGATCATTGCCCAGCAGGACCGAATACAGCAAGAG GACTTGCACAGAAGATACACTTTCATACGTCGAACAAGACCAGATGGCAATTGTTTCTACAGAGCATTTGGCTATTCCTATTTAGAAGCTCTGCTCGATGGAGGAAGTGAACTTGAAAG GTTTAAGGATGTGGCAGTGCACAGCAAGGAAGATCTAATCAGACAAGGGTTCACAGAATTTACTATAGAAGATTTCCATAACACA TTCATGGATCTAATTGCTCTTGTAGAGAAACGCCCTGCAGTTTCAGAACTACTAGCTGCATTTAATGAGCAGACTGTTTCAGATTATGTGGTCGTCTACCTGCGTCTTCTGACCTCTGGACACTTGCAAAGAGAGAATGTCTTCTACCAGCACTTTATAGAAGGTGGAAGAAGCGTTAAAGAATTCTGCCAGCAG GAGGTTGAGCCCATGTGTAAGGAAAGTGACCATATTCACATCATTGCTCTCTCCCAGGCCTTGAATGTTTCTATCCAGGTTGAATATATGGACAGGGGTGAGGGGGACAGCACAGTCACCCATGTGTTTCCTGAGGGCTCAATTCCACAGGTGTTCCTGCTCTACCGACCTGGACACTACGACATTCTCTATAAGTGA